AAAGTTTTTCTTTGCTGAGAGCCGAGTGGCCGCAGCAAACGGAAGCGAAGCAACAGGCTTGATTAAAACACGTGTTTACAGAACGCACACGAGCCCGAACAAACGCAATAATACCAGCGAGGCCGGTGCAAACCCTCCGCTCGGCTTGAGAGATGTTTAGACATTTGATATGCACTGATAAATTCGAATCGACTGCTCTATAAATGTTAGAAAATCGGATTGTGTCGTTTTAAAAGCTGTTCTGATTACTGATTAACGTCACTAATTATATAGGTCATGGTATATAATTAAGCGCTCTATGTTTTATTAAGAGCAACCATAACAATGTACTATTGGACTTAAAATTGAACTAATCTGCAAGTACCTGCTTGCAGTTGAAACGTTGATGTACATCCGAAATCAAAATTAACTAAATCGTTACTACTGATTGATTTCGAACCCAAGTACCACCAAGTAAATTGGAGTTCATCAATCTAGATAGATAAGATCTAAACTAAGATAAGACAATCCATGGTGCGATGGTGAAATCAACGGagatacaaaattaataacctGCTCACATTCAGCTGGTgctatttttaaccgacttcaaaaaaaggagatTCTTAATTCGACTgtacctatgtttttttttataataatataatataatctactGTACTAAAAATAAGTACTACACAACGAATGTCAGAGGTGTAGGTATTGTAccatttatgaaaataaacaccagtatagtacatttttttatccGACTCTGATTGATAAAACATTAGATAATTCACAATGATTTAAGCTAAAGTCTCAttatcaagtaaaaaaaaatagggatccacaatttttaagtaaattggTTGGTCTCTCACCTGTTTACAAGAAGTGCAAGCTGTATTTTAGtgcattttcatttcattttcgtAAGGTATCCAAAGGAAGCAGAGTGTTTGATGTGTGGTATTACCCTAGATTTAATAAGTAAGTTACTTTTATCATATCTGTTTAAAGTTTCGCGATTCAGTTGCACGATTATATCTACTTGTGCAATCAATCAGACACAAGCCTAGAAAAATTACCAATAATCTAAAAAAGAACCCACTACAATGAAGGAAAAGCTGTATTGCCCCTAAAGGCACTGCAATACCCCAATATCACATCTAAGTATAGGAACCGGAGAAggattaaaaactattttcatatGAGTATATTATAtgcttttgtaatattttatacgtctttaaaagttacaaaagaTATAATACGTGTCCATCTAAGACTTTCCAGTGTCTATTACCGATGCATATGTTGTTTCCTATTTGTTTTTTTCGGTATAGTTTTATTGCATGAGTACGATATTTGTCATAAAAGGACGCCGCAGTTACCGACGTCACACACATATAAGATGCAATTTTGCTACTCGCCATCCCAGACTTGGAGTAACATATAACTCAGCGCATTTTTACGTCtgtaaattatagttttacgatcgaaaatcatttttatgttttcggAGGAATTTAATATCACGCCAGCTATGCTCGGCACATTCGCTCTTTTATTGCgctgtaattttattgttttctcaaTTTTATTAACTATCAACCACCTACTTAGGTCTCCGTTATAGTTGATCAATAATTTCCGTATATGGGGAATATATCATGCAATCGTGAACAGTTCTATTAGGTAcacatgaataaaattgtactagaAAACTAATTGCCTTAGAGAAATAAACTTACAAAGAAAACTGTTTCAAACCAgaaaattagttatttataaacgttaaaCGCACACTCGCATCTCTTATAAATTCTTCAAAggagttttgttttaaaagctttGCGGGTAATTCGCTCTTTATGAAAACAAACAACGCCCTGTATCTTCACTGCCCACTGCCTGCACGGAACCTTGCTTAACTTTGTCTGCCTATTATAGTAAATTAGTCCCTTGctttatgttttacattttagtacTGTTTGTTTTTCGACTCAAATAATTGATgataatgaaatatcgtaaatgCTCATGTGTTTGTTGATTAAAACCTaccaaaacatatttaaataaaaatatatccttattgattaaaataataccaCGAACGGTTAGTTGAGTTCTCAAAGAAACCTTGTAATAGATATCACTTTAACACCTCTTTTCAAAGTTTCTCGTAACTGAGCAACCAACCAACGCTTGTTGTTACTTAGCAACTGTGACCTAACAACTTTAATCGTCAGTATTTGTTATGTCCACTGTcttctttaaagtttttataaaattgtatttataaggTATATTTATTCATACTTGGTAACATTGTGATTATTAAATGTGCAAAGATGGCATCCAACCGAATGATGTGCATTGCTCCAAATCAAGAAACCGAGAGAGAAGTTTTTGCGTGTCAGTGCGAATTGGGTCGAGAAAAGCTACTTACAGCCCCACCTTACAAACGAGTGGGTTCTCCGGCAGCTGATGAGAACAAGTCCCGGTACTCTACAGCACCGTGTATCAGAGACATCGACCAGTTCAAATGCCCCGTCAGCCACATCCTCGTCACCTTCAAGGCGCCCTTACATCCCAACGAAATATTCAACAAAGTCTTCCCAGCAACGACGCCTATTAAGTTCGTCAAACGCAAACTAGCTAAATTATTGAGCGTAACAAACAGCAACCTTTTACTAACAAAGAACAGAAATGTTCTGAAAGATACAAGCCTTCTGTCGGACCTCAAACCAGATCCTCTTGGCAATTTAACTATCGATGTATTTACGAAAAATTCTGACGATTTCTCTTTGTCGGCGATACCAAAAGAATCCTACGTCCATGAATTGCTTCACGCTGTATTACCGAAAAAGAAAGCTATGCCTTTTATAGCAATCAAGTTCAGAGTCAGAAATCAGAATACGACATTCACTCGTTCATACCACTCAATAATGAAAATCCACGAGATAAAGAAAAATCTAGGAGGTCTTTTCCAAATTGATCCTGATAGCATAGTATTGCTTCGAGGAGATAATCCTATCAAGGATCGAATGGCTCTAATGGATCTTGATTATGACAAATATGGAATAGCTGATGTTGAAATATACACAAAGAATAATGAGAAACTGAATTTAGATAAGTTGTATAGAGAAATGCCTTTTAACGATGTCCTAAGTGTGATGGTACCTTATGGCactacactaaaacaaataaatgtagaaatattttctaaaccaATAAACAAACCCTTTTTAGGaggatataaaaatgtttatacaggTACATATTTATCAGGTCCTTAGGTCTATTCATTCTCTTACCTATGAAGGTGCATTACCAAAATGTTTGCTTTATCCCTATGTGATAGGTTCctttacgtttttattttccttttccaGGTACCGTCTATCATCATGCCTATACTCAGACACCGCAAAAACCAGAAAAGCTACCACCGGAGAGTAAAAATTGTAGAGACACCCAAACTGCGGAAGAAAAAGAGAAGATATATGTAAGTTCTTACTCCAGTACCCATAGCATAAACATATTGAACGGTCCGTTTATTATGCGTTCATGATTTTCTTCTACATTTgatttatatataattttcatttcaggACACAAATTACAGTCGTGCGACGCAAATGAACTGTGTACATGCGTATATCCCGAGTGTCTCGGACAGGATAGTCGTGCCTCAACCATATGAGACGTACGACGAAATGATAGCTCGCTTGAACCATGTGCATTTTGCTACTATCATACAACGAGCCTTTCGACACCACCAGTTCCGTCAGAAAGTATCCAGATGGCTGAAAGAGTGCATGTAAGTTAAACACTTTTACTAATCTGTTAgagatttttattatgtttgtgttattGTAAACTTTTCTAAACTTTGATTACTCCTACTCAGTAACAAGCTCTGACCAAACTAGCTAGCTTTTTCAGCATTACAAACACGATCCATCCAATAGTTCATAGTACCTATAACAAACGGGCCTGTACCTATAGTTCACAGTTATTTTTTCACAGTGTAGATTTATTTCTGTAATAAGGTAAAATATTATgcctatttcaaatattatacagACGTGATTATTCATTGACAGATATATGATCGATATAGATATACTGCGAGCCCACCACTAGCTTATAAATTAGTTAGATTTAATAGctaacacaaaaaaatcattgtGTCCTCTTGCTCTTACTTCTTTTATTCCATGCGGTAATTAAATCCAAATATTATTGTGAATCATGTAGGGCAAAACTTAGTAAGTCATCACTTGCTTATTGAAGTATGATGATCATTTTcaatgacaataaattatatttacaggGAGAGAATAGAAAGAATGAAGGAAGAAGAGCGACTGGAGCGAGAAGCAATGGAACGCCGTCTTCGCAAGGACCTTGTTACTAGAACATTCCCTAAATCACGCGAAGACTTTGATCAACTGTACGCAATGGTAAGCCATGAATACATGATAATATAGCCATTGTTaggaaattatttatgaagtcCGGcgtagttttatttcttaacgGTCTTGCCttactctaaaataaataatgacgcTAACTACGAACTACTGGCTACTGCAGCTTGCCTGGGTCGAGGGTTCCAGTCTCATAAAAATCTTACTAGACAATTTGAAAagaatattctttttttaatattaatagttcCCAATAATAATCATAGTAACTAGGACCTAAGTGCAACcacaaattataaaactagAGGTGTCCGGCGGAGGGTTCGAATTTTTTATGTTGTTGGCTATGATCAACGTGagtttaattatattgtgttattttacgTTCTATCCTATGTCAAATTTAAGATGCAATTATACAACTTTGTTATCAGCTAAAGCCACGATTACCCTAGTTTCATCATTCTTACCTCTACTGGAAACATAGCTAATCCGAAGGTATTGGTCCATTTAAGAAATAAGTAATGTACCTACAACATAGGCTAACAAATAGTtgatcaactgagatacacaatgcCTGCCGAAAAGGACTGGACAACAAACTACTTCATcattaacattttcatttttcaattTCAGGTTGATCGTTGGAAACACGCTGAGATAGCAAGGATATCACAGTTACATTCAAAAGGTCCCAAAATAGCAGAATTTACATTGCTTTTAGACAAAGAAGTAGAATTGCTCCGATGTATTGAAGATTATAGAGTGAAGGTAAAGGAAGACAGTCGAAAACTCAAAGAACAACGTTTCTTGGAAGAGATATCTAAACCAGTCGCGTGGTACGGACGCAGCggaaaattaataacaatggaAACTATCGAAATACAAAAAGCTAGAAAACTCAAAGAGCTATACAACTCATTTTTACGTGACGACATGGCTGTTAAAGATCGCATGGAACTGCTGGTTGACATGAAATTTGCTCTACAAGAATTTCGTCATCCGTTAGCCGAAGAAATCATAACCCTGCTGGATCAAGAATGTGATCTCCTTGTCAGAAGATGCAATGCCCATCAACTAGAATTTCTGAGACGTAGAGTTGCTGGAAGCATATTTCGACTAATTGAAACGTCTGAACTCAATTCAGGTGTCACCAAAGACAAGGACACAAGAGAATATCAAAAGATGGAAAATAGTAGATTGCATTTATGTGAATTGTGTCATCAAGTGAAACCATACAGTGACTTCCCTATCAATACAAGAATGAGCGGTTTCCTGATCTGCAAATCTTGCTCTTGGAAAGATGTCAACGAACGTTTGTGGATAGACATGACACCGTACAGATTTATCCTAAGGGCCGTGCAACGTGACGAGCGGCGACGCAAGTGTTGGGGGTCTATAGCATTCGTCCTCCAGGAGAAAGATATCTTCTTCATAGTCGAAAAACTTTGGCATTCACATTCAGCAATAAGTGAATGCAATGATATTACTGAACTAAGGTTGTGTAGATGGAACGTAAACGAGGATTGGTCGCCGTGGAACTGTTTCTTGGTTACCGTACAAGAAATGAAAGCCCATTTGAAGCTTGAGGCTCCCGAGGAAGTTTATGACGAAGAGCTGGTACAGAAAGTGTGTACTAAACATAGGCTTGCAAAAGCAAACTTCGAACAACTGATGGCTGTCAACAAGCGATACACAGAGACGGGAGACTGGCAAGGCGTCCGAGCCCCCGCCATCGCTCGCGAGGTTGCAGTAGAGCCTGTCTAATACGTTTGTATGTTGTCTATGgtaatagttaattttaatcatgattatttattttagtatctaGTTTTTTACATGTCattgtagattttttaattGACTTACAAGACATATTATTGTAGTAGAACAGTACTTTACTAAAGCTTCATCAAATGTAGATTATGCTAGAGCTAAAATAATTAGATGGATTTTCTTTGTGATTATATCTTTGAGTAATCATGGTTTAAATATTATCGCAAGGAGATTAAACAACAGCTCATTGCGTATTTTATGTAGCTTTACATGTTGTGTAAATATATAATCACACGATTTCTTTAACATAATACAGGAACTAAGTCTGATAGATTTAACTATTTATTGCGATGATTCAAACGCTTTGAAATATTTAGGTTAATAGCAACAAGGCAATGATCGAAAAAGcgcaaaaacaaatacttatatcAGCTCGGgcttaataaacttttattatgtttcattatatattatagttttgttcAATCAATTGTCTTACAATCATGTTATATCTATTAGAATTAGTCCATTGTTATACAgacatttattaacaaaaatatattgtatttaactaATGTATCGTTTTATTGTTACTCTTGCTTCACATTCatagatttgtttaaaaataaaacaagcaagttatttaaattgtcTTCTTTTAATAATTACACGTAATActttataacataattacacattacatatacaataataatttctcaAGATATCAAACTCTCGTGATAATagtttaaaacaacatttcaaaacaCAGGTGATAATAGGTGAAATTTCATAACGAAATGCACTTTAGAGCTACGTTtacttcatacatacataaatcaataaattacgtaaatataaattaggCAATAGAATCATAGCTGTACAGTAcaagtaaataatgaaaaaggAAACCTCTGTCTTTTAAACAGAATACCCCGAAAGTTTAGTAATTTCTGTATAATAAGTTCAGTTACATACccatttaacttaaaaaaatgtcttataaattaagtaaagcTGTCAGAAATTGTCGTCACGGTAACGAAGAGCAGCCTAAGCTCCAAAGAAACTATAAACAGCGCCACAcctttttattctttatttatttcactttttatatTTGACTGGCTGGTTTCAAATAAACTGGCCGTTGTAGCCAAAACatcatcaattattataatttttggaTTGTGAAAGTCAGCAAACAGCAGGCATTTCTGCAACTTgtgtaatattatcataataatgtggcgtaataataattataggcATTCATGGAATCTGATTCTAATCAATCTCAACTTGTTACCAATCTGAAGTTGCAAGCAAAATTATGtctgtatttaaatttttggCTAGAAtagtatttatagtttatttgaaGCATGACTCTGTTTGTCTTCAAAGTTGTTACGTCGCAGTTGCTTGTGTAGCAGAGCACTGCGCTACGTGTAcggaaaatattgatttattgaaacTCGTTTTATAATCCCATAATTCGACAATCTTATTTCATGATATAAAAGTACCTAAATCCAAAAATGCGTCAACACATGAATATAAGAACTAATTTTACACAAACTCGATATAGGTAGGAATGAAGTTTTGTTATGATTGAGTAGAACTCTTAATTTGATATTTAGTGTTTCAAAGAGCCTATTGTGCCAGATATCAACAAAATCGAAGCTTTGTGAAAGACAACATTTCGTATAAGCCATCACAGAAACTAACTGTTCaacaatacttaaaaaaacaactaatgTAGCATTACCGGTTTTATTTTGTCCTTCTTGTCACGATCGGGTgacagttataaaaaaaatatattaacttataAACGTATTCGAATTTCATTTTAGAATAGATCTAAACTGCGATACtagataaaattaagtaatttatgtgCCTTATGTTAAAACCCCtacatttcaaaaataagaatatttgtctAATGGACATCAGTCAAGTTGTGAACAGGGAGTCTTTTGCAAACAAGTAATTGAATAAGGAAATAATCACCCCAACGTTGTCTAGTACTAAATCTGCTTAAAATCCAACATCATAAATTgtcctatttttttataactaagcATAGATCATTCTCTCTTTTGCGAGCATTTGCCGAACTTAGTGTTTGTACATTGAATACCGTCCGGTGAGACGGTGATATTACGCGCTGTATAGTTAACGTGATCGACGCGCGTTACAACTCAATAACATTCGGACATAACCAACCGTAACTACTCTAATTTATTCAACAAAGACCGAACTATTGGTACTagctaaaatgtatttacaataaaGGATTGTGCCTCAATAGAACAATACTCTAATAATTTGTAACTCTCTGGGAGCagtataatacaaaaaagtGCAGACACAATATTCACATAAAAGAATACATATCTATTATACACTTACTCGTCTATTTTTGCACTTTATATTGCCAGTTCAGTGGCTTAAACTCGGAATATCTCAATTTAATTAAGACTTCATAACCCATATCTATGTCGTCAACACAACTATCACCTTAACAGTCTgcgatttttatttacaatatgatAGAGAAGGAAGAAATATCGATACAAAGAGAAGAGATATCTATATAATAGTAGCCGCGTGCTAACGAACGTCCACCACCTATCATAACGTTACGTTACGAATGGCATATACTATTGCTATGGTGTTCACAATATACAAGGATTTCTTTGATGTTTTGGTACGTATTTACAAGTCTTATAACAACGTTGACCTGAAGGCTCTCAGAATTACTAAACGCTTAGATTTATGTTAAGACACATATGCATGCACTAACAGAACCACGCGCCCCTCCGTCTGCCAACGAGAAGGCCACGTCGAAATCAACGCTTCTCAACACTAACCAATACACTACATAAACTCCATCGGTCAACAGAACAATAACAAATCTCAGTTTCTTTATTAAAGCACTCCCGCTACGTCAGTAGTCCACTTCGCGGGTAACCGGCCACATCGAACCACACCACGGTGCTAACTcgtgaaaacaaataatttgctGATGATCATCGTGTCAATAGTACGCGATAACGttaactatattaatattaatctaaAGTGTGTGATTTTAGAGTACAATCATCATGTCAATCGACACGATAATGATCTTTCAAAGCCTCAATCGAACCGGTGCCGATTACGCGTGTAATATCAGAGCATCCGTAAGACCCCGGCCTCGTCTCAGTGGTAGCCGTCGAGCTCCATGGAGCGGTCGGAGCTGGTGTTGGAGTAGTTGGAGTAGTTGTGCGCCATTGTGTTGAGCGACATGTCCTGCGGCACGTCGGCGGGCGGGCTGTAGGCGGCCTGCTCCTGCTCCGCGTCGCTCGCCTCCATAAACTCGATGATGCGCTGCGTGGCCTTCACGTGGGCCACTATCGCCGCCTCCGCCTGCAACGTGCACATACAACATACATCATTATGTTGCGGATTATTAAAGAATCCGACTATTGATAAAAACATCGACAAAATAAAACTGAACGCGAGAAATCTATTTCCGGACTTAATAACTACACCAATGAATTGATTAATACCAGTTAACATTCATAATGCATAATAGAGCAAGCTTGCGTTATCGCCTCATCTATCAATTTGTTTAAATGGCgagagaataataatatgatggtCGGAATTTAATAGCGACGTTGGCCGCTAAAGTTCTTCGATTGGCCTCATTTCGCATCGCGAAATTGGTGTCGTCCGATAGCGGGAATAGGTAATCGAATGACCTAAATACGCACACTTGCGTCTGGACTACGAGCGgcaagttaattaaataataataatatcgtatGTTCTTCCATGAACAGACTTCTG
This DNA window, taken from Anticarsia gemmatalis isolate Benzon Research Colony breed Stoneville strain chromosome 11, ilAntGemm2 primary, whole genome shotgun sequence, encodes the following:
- the LOC142976830 gene encoding IQ motif and ubiquitin-like domain-containing protein codes for the protein MASNRMMCIAPNQETEREVFACQCELGREKLLTAPPYKRVGSPAADENKSRYSTAPCIRDIDQFKCPVSHILVTFKAPLHPNEIFNKVFPATTPIKFVKRKLAKLLSVTNSNLLLTKNRNVLKDTSLLSDLKPDPLGNLTIDVFTKNSDDFSLSAIPKESYVHELLHAVLPKKKAMPFIAIKFRVRNQNTTFTRSYHSIMKIHEIKKNLGGLFQIDPDSIVLLRGDNPIKDRMALMDLDYDKYGIADVEIYTKNNEKLNLDKLYREMPFNDVLSVMVPYGTTLKQINVEIFSKPINKPFLGGYKNVYTGTVYHHAYTQTPQKPEKLPPESKNCRDTQTAEEKEKIYDTNYSRATQMNCVHAYIPSVSDRIVVPQPYETYDEMIARLNHVHFATIIQRAFRHHQFRQKVSRWLKECMERIERMKEEERLEREAMERRLRKDLVTRTFPKSREDFDQLYAMVDRWKHAEIARISQLHSKGPKIAEFTLLLDKEVELLRCIEDYRVKVKEDSRKLKEQRFLEEISKPVAWYGRSGKLITMETIEIQKARKLKELYNSFLRDDMAVKDRMELLVDMKFALQEFRHPLAEEIITLLDQECDLLVRRCNAHQLEFLRRRVAGSIFRLIETSELNSGVTKDKDTREYQKMENSRLHLCELCHQVKPYSDFPINTRMSGFLICKSCSWKDVNERLWIDMTPYRFILRAVQRDERRRKCWGSIAFVLQEKDIFFIVEKLWHSHSAISECNDITELRLCRWNVNEDWSPWNCFLVTVQEMKAHLKLEAPEEVYDEELVQKVCTKHRLAKANFEQLMAVNKRYTETGDWQGVRAPAIAREVAVEPV